The Gemmata palustris genome includes a region encoding these proteins:
- a CDS encoding EamA family transporter: MSDSWVFWALLSAAFAAATAVLAKAGSDGIDPDLATLVRTAVVLVCLLVLVTATGKWNTSEPLPRRTVALLVLSGFATGASWVCYFRALKAGEVSKVAPVDKLSVVLVAVFAVVFLRERLGVREWTGIGLVTAGVVVLVLKR, translated from the coding sequence ATGAGTGACTCGTGGGTGTTCTGGGCACTTCTCTCCGCCGCGTTCGCGGCAGCGACGGCCGTTCTCGCGAAGGCCGGTTCCGACGGCATCGATCCCGACCTCGCCACGCTCGTTCGCACCGCGGTTGTGCTCGTCTGTTTGCTCGTCCTCGTCACAGCCACCGGGAAGTGGAACACGTCCGAACCGTTGCCCCGGCGCACGGTGGCGCTGCTGGTGCTGTCCGGTTTCGCAACGGGCGCGTCGTGGGTGTGCTACTTCCGCGCGCTGAAGGCCGGTGAAGTATCGAAGGTTGCGCCGGTGGACAAACTGAGCGTGGTGCTGGTCGCGGTGTTCGCGGTGGTGTTCTTGCGCGAGCGGTTGGGCGTTCGCGAGTGGACCGGCATCGGACTGGTTACCGCCGGCGTCGTTGTGCTCGTGCTGAAGCGGTGA
- a CDS encoding type IV secretory system conjugative DNA transfer family protein, whose protein sequence is MPLTQEQPMFDPAEVPTDGPKQAAPRAAKKPSRARGPVKKQPRPEPATKLPDDGSALFLGWEGTAHKATLGFRSAHIDAAEAPALTYGGDGHLLTIAPTGAGKGVGAIIPALLTYPGSVIVTDVKGENYQVTARRRREMGQQVVVLDPFGLVTGKDKGDKLNPFDLFHVPGSDPESDAEMLAAQLAVGHEFSTDRYWEDTGRGLVSGLIADVATSSPPDKRNLCTLRELLYNDDLDYTLAVALDTRKKTMSPLARDEFIAYLAAPSDKTRPCIRTTATTFVKCLGSTAVGRCLERSTFDLNDLLHNKPMTIYLVLPPEKLHSHRALLRLWVVTLLTVVMRRTKLPKQRTLFLLDEAAQLGSLDLLPQAVSLLRGYGLQLWTFWQDLSQMMKLYPNNWEALVNNAAVLQAFGVPGHASRHSWRVILGEADAQLASELHPEEMLVAITGRGIVRHTRANYLKDKPFTGRFDSNQRFLGLEK, encoded by the coding sequence TTGCCGCTCACGCAGGAGCAGCCCATGTTCGACCCGGCCGAAGTACCGACCGATGGCCCCAAACAGGCCGCGCCGCGCGCGGCCAAGAAGCCGTCGCGCGCACGCGGCCCGGTCAAGAAGCAGCCCCGGCCTGAACCGGCCACGAAGCTCCCGGACGACGGCTCCGCCCTCTTTCTCGGCTGGGAAGGCACGGCGCACAAAGCCACCCTCGGCTTCCGGTCCGCGCACATCGACGCGGCCGAAGCGCCCGCGCTCACATACGGGGGCGACGGGCACCTGCTCACGATCGCGCCCACCGGCGCGGGCAAGGGCGTCGGCGCGATCATCCCGGCGCTGTTGACGTACCCCGGCTCGGTCATCGTCACCGACGTCAAGGGCGAGAACTACCAGGTCACGGCCCGGCGCCGGCGCGAGATGGGCCAGCAGGTGGTCGTCCTCGACCCGTTCGGGCTGGTCACGGGAAAGGACAAGGGCGACAAGCTCAACCCCTTTGATTTGTTCCACGTTCCGGGATCGGACCCGGAATCGGACGCCGAAATGCTCGCGGCGCAACTCGCGGTGGGCCACGAGTTCAGCACCGACCGGTACTGGGAAGACACGGGCCGCGGGCTGGTGTCGGGCCTCATCGCGGACGTCGCGACCAGCTCCCCGCCGGACAAGCGGAACCTCTGCACGCTCCGCGAACTGCTCTACAACGACGACCTCGACTACACGCTCGCGGTCGCGCTCGACACGCGGAAGAAAACGATGTCGCCGCTGGCGCGCGACGAGTTCATCGCGTACCTCGCGGCCCCGTCCGACAAGACGCGCCCGTGCATCCGCACCACCGCGACCACGTTCGTAAAGTGCTTGGGCAGCACCGCCGTCGGGCGGTGCCTGGAGCGGTCCACGTTCGACCTGAACGACCTCCTCCACAACAAGCCGATGACGATTTACCTCGTGCTCCCACCGGAAAAACTGCACAGCCACCGGGCGCTACTGCGGTTGTGGGTGGTCACGCTTTTAACAGTAGTGATGCGCCGCACCAAGCTCCCGAAACAGCGCACCCTCTTTTTGTTGGACGAAGCGGCGCAACTCGGATCGCTCGACTTGCTGCCCCAAGCCGTCTCGCTGCTCCGCGGGTACGGGCTCCAGTTGTGGACGTTCTGGCAGGACCTCAGCCAGATGATGAAGCTCTACCCGAACAACTGGGAAGCGCTCGTAAACAATGCGGCGGTGCTCCAGGCGTTCGGCGTACCGGGTCACGCATCGCGCCACAGTTGGCGCGTGATTCTCGGTGAGGCGGACGCGCAACTCGCCTCCGAACTGCACCCCGAGGAGATGCTCGTCGCGATCACGGGCAGGGGCATCGTCCGGCACACGCGCGCGAACTACCTGAAGGACAAGCCGTTCACGGGCCGATTCGACTCCAACCAGCGGTTCCTGGGCTTGGAGAAGTAG
- a CDS encoding patatin-like phospholipase family protein — protein sequence MVRTFAGGLLFAAILSLVLGPSFGCQYKAMEPSPAAAGINTRDLIDPASQAEAEELTPTGQLAETAERLRKDRQKKLEEQSKKEGGTATTKPNRNVLCLSGGGSFGAYSAGVLVGWSERGDRPQFDVVTGISTGALIAPFAFLGPKYDGQLKRFYTELESRDLYRLRPLRALFSESFADTAPMAAQIDAFLTPEAMADLADAHRKGRRLYVGTTEEEGKQFVVWDLGAMAVRNGPGDRALMKKVLLGSAAPAGFFPAAKIEVSVNGALYTERHVDGGVSQSVFFRPPYVPPSERSDVAARDLAGTKVYVIVAGKMYADPEVIRPWSLAQAGKSVSTLIYAQTRGDLQRLYTVCLLTGMDYYVSAIPQAYPAPLSSTEFKPVVMTAMFEEGRRVIASQEPWRTLPPGVGPGESTLSRAGPWLEFQQRGPLLPIGGRKGLSISPRYPVSDRGSIPTGPLQPPEK from the coding sequence ATGGTCCGCACGTTCGCCGGCGGGCTACTGTTCGCCGCCATTCTGAGCCTGGTGCTCGGCCCGTCTTTCGGGTGCCAGTACAAGGCGATGGAGCCTTCACCAGCGGCCGCCGGGATCAACACGCGCGATTTGATCGACCCCGCTTCCCAGGCCGAGGCCGAAGAACTCACGCCCACGGGCCAACTCGCTGAGACGGCCGAACGGCTGCGCAAAGATCGCCAGAAGAAGCTCGAAGAGCAGTCCAAGAAGGAGGGCGGAACGGCCACCACGAAGCCGAACCGCAACGTCCTCTGCCTGTCCGGTGGCGGGTCGTTCGGGGCGTACTCGGCGGGCGTTTTGGTGGGGTGGTCGGAGCGCGGGGACCGCCCGCAATTTGACGTGGTGACCGGGATCAGCACCGGCGCTCTCATTGCCCCGTTCGCGTTCTTGGGGCCGAAGTACGACGGGCAACTGAAGCGGTTTTACACGGAGCTCGAGAGCCGCGACTTGTACCGACTGCGCCCGCTGCGCGCACTTTTTAGCGAGTCGTTCGCCGACACCGCGCCGATGGCCGCGCAGATCGATGCCTTCCTGACGCCCGAAGCAATGGCGGATCTGGCGGACGCGCACCGCAAAGGTCGGCGCCTGTACGTGGGGACGACCGAGGAAGAGGGCAAGCAGTTCGTCGTCTGGGACCTCGGCGCGATGGCCGTCCGGAACGGTCCCGGGGATCGCGCGCTGATGAAAAAAGTGCTCCTCGGTTCTGCGGCCCCGGCGGGGTTCTTCCCCGCGGCCAAGATCGAGGTGTCCGTGAACGGTGCCCTGTACACCGAGCGGCACGTGGACGGCGGGGTGTCGCAGTCCGTGTTCTTCCGCCCCCCGTATGTGCCCCCGTCGGAGCGGTCGGACGTGGCTGCGCGGGATCTGGCGGGCACCAAAGTGTACGTGATCGTGGCCGGGAAGATGTATGCGGACCCGGAAGTGATTCGGCCGTGGTCCCTGGCTCAAGCCGGGAAAAGCGTTTCCACGCTGATCTACGCGCAGACGCGCGGCGACCTCCAGCGCCTGTACACGGTCTGTTTACTCACGGGAATGGATTACTACGTCTCGGCCATTCCCCAGGCGTACCCGGCCCCGCTGTCGAGCACGGAGTTCAAACCGGTCGTGATGACCGCCATGTTCGAGGAGGGGCGGCGGGTGATCGCTTCCCAGGAACCGTGGCGCACGCTACCGCCCGGGGTCGGCCCGGGGGAAAGTACGCTGAGTCGGGCCGGACCGTGGTTGGAGTTCCAGCAGCGGGGGCCGCTACTGCCGATCGGCGGGCGGAAGGGGCTATCGATTTCGCCGCGGTACCCGGTCTCGGATCGCGGGAGCATCCCGACCGGTCCGCTCCAACCGCCGGAGAAATGA
- a CDS encoding tagatose 1,6-diphosphate aldolase, producing the protein MATTSITRLYGLGLTPGKLRGLQRISNANGTLTMVATDQNSSMISMMKKATKEATGADREPTYAEIADAKVMLSRALAPHCSGLLVDGFYGYASTVSAFAVPPSTGLLIRVEKSGADKNAAGAPCGEVEPGWSVAKIKRCGADAVKLLAQFEPDELDSAERNFAFTQHVYDECVKHDILFLLEPLHFAYKINGVEEAKDKVAARKAKTVIDTAKYLSRYCDIYKAEFPGTFGVESDAQLVDNLKRLNDACVKPWVLLSAGVDYDKYKKQVDMAMKAGASGILGGRAFWKEFFTYASPADRQKFAETECVKRVQETDAIVKSGTPWFAKYGLTMEDLHGIRTTDGWHARYGGGTAAKGASGPSDPNAVY; encoded by the coding sequence ATGGCCACAACTTCGATTACGCGCCTCTACGGACTCGGTCTCACGCCCGGCAAACTCCGCGGGTTGCAGCGCATCAGCAACGCGAACGGCACGCTAACGATGGTCGCCACCGACCAGAACAGCTCCATGATCTCGATGATGAAGAAGGCGACGAAAGAGGCCACCGGCGCCGACCGCGAGCCGACCTACGCCGAGATCGCGGACGCGAAGGTGATGCTGTCGCGGGCGCTCGCCCCGCACTGCTCGGGCCTGCTCGTGGACGGGTTTTACGGCTACGCCAGCACCGTCTCGGCGTTCGCGGTGCCGCCCAGCACGGGGCTGCTCATCCGCGTCGAGAAGTCCGGGGCCGACAAGAACGCGGCCGGCGCGCCGTGCGGCGAGGTCGAGCCGGGCTGGAGCGTCGCGAAGATCAAGCGCTGCGGCGCCGACGCGGTGAAGCTGCTCGCGCAGTTCGAGCCCGACGAACTCGATTCGGCCGAGCGGAACTTCGCGTTCACGCAGCACGTTTACGACGAGTGCGTCAAGCACGACATCCTGTTCCTGCTGGAACCGCTGCACTTCGCGTACAAGATCAACGGCGTCGAGGAGGCGAAGGACAAGGTCGCGGCGCGGAAGGCCAAGACCGTCATCGACACCGCGAAGTACCTGAGCCGCTACTGCGACATCTACAAGGCCGAGTTCCCCGGCACGTTCGGCGTCGAGTCGGACGCGCAACTGGTGGACAACCTGAAGCGGCTCAACGACGCCTGCGTGAAGCCGTGGGTGCTGCTGTCCGCCGGCGTCGATTACGACAAGTACAAGAAGCAAGTGGACATGGCGATGAAGGCCGGGGCGAGCGGCATCCTCGGCGGCCGGGCGTTCTGGAAGGAATTCTTCACCTACGCGTCGCCGGCCGACCGCCAGAAGTTCGCCGAAACCGAGTGCGTGAAGCGGGTTCAGGAAACGGACGCGATCGTGAAGAGCGGCACGCCGTGGTTCGCGAAGTACGGTCTCACGATGGAAGACCTGCACGGCATCCGCACGACGGACGGCTGGCACGCCCGCTACGGCGGCGGCACGGCCGCCAAGGGCGCGAGCGGCCCGTCCGACCCCAACGCGGTCTATTGA
- a CDS encoding patatin-like phospholipase family protein: MPFFAARTTIVALAAVIALVGCQSPSGGPTPTSAGIPPAELIDPTGYGDSPSLPVDRDIFRVGERIRAAQRPTKLPGRKTCLALSGGGAYGAYQAGLLVGWSEGGTRPAFDAVTGVSTGALVAVLAFLGPEFDGELRRVYTSLRTEDIYTRRRGVRSLWSDALADNAPLARQIDRVLTPEAVSRLAAEHQKGRRLYIGTTDLEGRRPVVWDLGAIAARGEPWCRDLIAKLLLASAAIPAFFPPVEVPVDVDGRRLVERHVDGGVTQNVFFRPPQVPPELRLRPPAEFLYGSDLYVIVAGKLFADAEVVRPRVLKIAAGSVSTLIYAETRAELTKLYMTAMVAGMNYHLAALPADFPAPSSSTEFDPSEMTRMFKEGRRQVLAGTAWRPGPPGTADGETLAQRAGTRLTRAPHEKPPAPVDR, translated from the coding sequence ATGCCGTTTTTCGCAGCCCGGACCACAATCGTGGCACTCGCCGCCGTTATTGCGTTGGTCGGGTGCCAGTCCCCGTCCGGCGGACCCACACCAACGAGCGCCGGAATCCCGCCGGCCGAATTGATCGACCCAACCGGGTACGGCGACAGCCCCTCTCTGCCCGTGGACCGTGACATTTTTCGCGTGGGCGAGCGCATCCGCGCGGCCCAACGCCCGACCAAACTGCCGGGGCGCAAGACCTGCCTGGCCCTGTCCGGGGGTGGGGCATACGGGGCGTACCAGGCGGGGCTCCTGGTCGGTTGGAGCGAGGGCGGCACGCGCCCCGCGTTCGATGCGGTGACGGGCGTGAGTACCGGCGCGCTGGTCGCGGTCCTGGCGTTCCTGGGTCCGGAGTTCGACGGCGAACTGCGGCGCGTCTACACGAGCCTCCGCACCGAGGACATCTACACCCGCCGGCGCGGGGTGCGGAGCCTTTGGTCCGATGCGCTCGCCGACAACGCGCCGTTGGCCCGGCAGATCGACCGCGTGCTCACCCCCGAAGCGGTGTCCCGGTTGGCCGCCGAGCACCAAAAGGGGCGCCGACTCTACATCGGCACGACCGATCTGGAGGGGCGCCGACCCGTCGTCTGGGATCTCGGGGCCATCGCCGCGCGGGGCGAACCGTGGTGCCGGGATTTGATCGCCAAACTGCTCCTGGCGTCGGCCGCAATTCCCGCCTTCTTCCCGCCGGTCGAAGTCCCGGTGGACGTGGACGGCCGGCGCCTGGTCGAGCGCCACGTGGACGGCGGGGTGACGCAGAACGTGTTCTTCCGCCCGCCACAGGTGCCTCCCGAACTGCGGCTCCGGCCCCCGGCCGAGTTCCTGTATGGATCGGACCTGTATGTGATTGTGGCCGGTAAGTTGTTTGCCGACGCAGAAGTGGTCCGGCCGCGGGTGCTGAAGATCGCCGCCGGAAGCGTGTCCACCCTGATTTACGCCGAAACGCGTGCCGAATTAACCAAGCTGTACATGACTGCGATGGTAGCCGGGATGAACTACCATTTGGCGGCACTCCCGGCAGATTTTCCCGCCCCCTCGTCGAGCACCGAGTTCGATCCGTCCGAGATGACGCGGATGTTCAAGGAGGGGCGCCGACAAGTGCTCGCGGGGACCGCGTGGCGCCCGGGTCCGCCCGGAACCGCCGACGGCGAGACCCTGGCCCAACGGGCGGGCACGCGGCTGACGCGCGCCCCGCACGAAAAGCCCCCAGCCCCCGTGGACCGATAG
- a CDS encoding DUF1559 family PulG-like putative transporter, which translates to MLMQSTRRRRVGFSLVEILVTIFIIATLIGLLIPAVQKIRMSAAATKCQNNLRQIGLSLHQYENTHKQFPPGVSWESGRAPYPHMSWLTRLLPYIEQDHLWAMSTQAYEKQKFFESPPHLPLLGHVVPAFICPTDSRCSQPHDFGDFKAAFTTYLGVEGTNQRLQDGILYLDSRVRPTDVRDGLSNTLLVGERPPSSGLTMGWWYAGWGQDKEGSCDMLLGAREILTASRYLSCPAENNRFVRGYPDARCDFLHFWSLHSGGSHFLLADGAVRFLRYEADSIIPALATRAGGEMVAVPD; encoded by the coding sequence ATGCTTATGCAATCTACCAGGCGCCGACGGGTAGGATTTTCATTGGTCGAGATTTTGGTCACCATTTTTATCATAGCGACGCTAATTGGATTATTGATTCCGGCGGTTCAAAAAATCCGCATGAGCGCGGCCGCGACCAAATGCCAAAACAATCTCCGTCAGATCGGACTTTCGCTCCACCAGTATGAGAACACCCACAAACAGTTCCCCCCGGGCGTAAGTTGGGAGTCTGGGCGTGCGCCGTACCCGCACATGAGCTGGCTGACGCGCTTACTGCCCTACATCGAACAAGATCACCTCTGGGCGATGAGCACTCAAGCATATGAGAAGCAGAAATTCTTTGAATCCCCCCCGCATTTGCCCCTACTGGGACACGTCGTCCCCGCTTTCATCTGCCCGACCGATTCTCGGTGCTCTCAGCCCCACGATTTTGGAGATTTTAAAGCGGCGTTTACCACGTACCTCGGGGTCGAAGGAACGAATCAACGGTTACAGGATGGCATTCTGTATCTCGACTCGAGAGTGCGGCCGACCGACGTGCGTGACGGCCTGAGTAATACGCTGCTTGTGGGCGAGCGGCCGCCGAGTTCGGGACTGACTATGGGCTGGTGGTACGCGGGTTGGGGACAAGATAAAGAAGGTTCGTGCGATATGCTTCTGGGGGCGAGAGAAATCCTCACCGCCTCTAGGTATTTGAGCTGCCCCGCCGAGAATAACCGCTTCGTGCGCGGTTACCCAGATGCGCGATGCGATTTTCTTCATTTCTGGAGCCTCCACTCCGGGGGGAGCCATTTTTTGCTCGCAGACGGCGCGGTCCGATTTCTCCGCTACGAGGCCGATTCGATCATCCCCGCACTCGCTACCCGTGCAGGTGGCGAAATGGTCGCCGTTCCAGACTGA
- a CDS encoding RNA polymerase sigma factor, whose amino-acid sequence MAIGHTSAQMALRDPDIRLMLLVRDDDTSAFGELVERFQHRLVAVMHHIVGSAEEAEDLAQEVFLRVYRTRKKYTPKAKFSTWLFTIANNLALNTLRDRKRRPVMPLEVRDSGPLGPRPTEALAPTRDDPPAHNLQQQELADVIRTALDGLNERQRMAIVLNKFEDMNYSDIADVMGLTTKAVKSLLSRARSKLREALQGYIYMDGEVPPAEDAEVPGESVTGDADQ is encoded by the coding sequence ATGGCGATCGGTCACACCAGCGCGCAGATGGCGCTCCGCGACCCGGACATCCGGCTCATGCTGCTGGTCCGGGACGACGACACATCCGCGTTCGGTGAACTGGTGGAGCGGTTCCAACATCGCCTCGTGGCGGTTATGCACCACATCGTGGGCAGTGCGGAGGAGGCCGAAGACCTCGCGCAAGAAGTCTTCCTCCGGGTCTATCGCACGCGCAAGAAGTACACGCCAAAAGCCAAGTTCTCGACCTGGCTGTTCACCATCGCCAATAACCTCGCGCTAAACACCCTTCGCGACCGGAAGCGCCGGCCCGTCATGCCGTTAGAAGTGCGGGACTCGGGGCCGCTCGGCCCGCGCCCCACCGAGGCCCTCGCCCCCACGCGCGACGACCCGCCCGCCCACAACCTTCAGCAGCAGGAACTCGCCGACGTGATTCGGACCGCGCTCGACGGCCTCAACGAGCGCCAGCGGATGGCGATCGTCCTCAACAAGTTCGAGGACATGAACTATTCCGACATCGCGGACGTTATGGGGCTGACCACGAAAGCGGTGAAATCGTTATTAAGTCGCGCCCGGAGCAAGCTGCGCGAGGCCCTTCAGGGTTATATTTACATGGACGGGGAAGTACCTCCGGCCGAAGATGCCGAGGTACCGGGGGAGAGCGTGACCGGGGACGCGGACCAGTAG
- a CDS encoding cysteine peptidase family C39 domain-containing protein → MRNQKIGLFALLSGAGIIVACSLAFNRNGRAANAPADCGARSLARVCEADERPVDLDTLRQLTKTTSEGTTLLEIKNAAESLGFEARGVKIAHEDLVQCLGKKRSYAILHLNRGHFVAAIGVAEDGRLNLTDAPEGSQFFSELELRDRGWSGYALLLNPKPDDKSTLKLESDHLDLGKLRIGEEKAFQVQVHNNGDREARIESIEAGCGCINIGAKNPAIGSPVLSANL, encoded by the coding sequence ATGCGTAATCAGAAAATTGGCTTGTTCGCCCTATTAAGTGGCGCCGGAATAATTGTCGCATGCTCGCTCGCCTTTAACCGCAATGGCCGAGCCGCAAACGCACCGGCAGACTGTGGGGCCAGATCACTCGCCCGTGTGTGCGAGGCCGATGAGCGGCCGGTCGATCTCGATACACTTCGTCAATTAACCAAAACGACATCGGAAGGCACGACGCTACTTGAAATCAAGAACGCCGCCGAGTCCTTAGGATTCGAGGCCAGAGGGGTGAAAATCGCGCACGAGGACCTCGTCCAATGTTTAGGAAAAAAAAGGAGCTACGCGATCCTTCACCTAAACAGAGGGCACTTTGTTGCCGCCATAGGCGTTGCGGAAGACGGTCGATTAAACCTAACGGACGCGCCGGAAGGGTCACAATTCTTTAGCGAACTAGAGCTACGAGACCGTGGGTGGTCCGGGTATGCCTTGTTGCTCAATCCAAAGCCAGATGACAAAAGCACATTGAAGCTTGAATCAGATCACCTCGATCTTGGCAAATTGCGAATTGGCGAGGAAAAGGCGTTTCAGGTCCAAGTGCATAATAATGGTGATCGCGAAGCAAGAATCGAGTCAATTGAGGCGGGATGTGGCTGTATAAATATTGGGGCAAAAAACCCCGCCATTGGATCACCTGTACTTTCCGCGAACTTATAG
- a CDS encoding FG-GAP-like repeat-containing protein: MSRFNPSRPKTRLGIESLENRLTPANLSIAVPYDDPSTLYPPPTEISLLGDTLPPSLMVAPGIGARTVIAVGSPAGAPALARLIDSRTGAEVLRVEPFAGFRGSISVAAGDVNGDGIADLVVAAGAGGSSNVRAFDGATGAERANFLAYEGFNGAVSVAVGDVNGFDDVVTGAGEGSAGGHVKVFYLAMRVPPVALYVEGTVPPYPDLPGAYLSPGQGITSFLTYDSAFRGGVSVAVGDVDRDGFADIITGAGAGAPGGHVKAFSGRTREQLASFSAYNGFTGGVRVSAADVNGDGVSEIVTQAVGTSHVKVFSVDGSTRVSFQAYPSSGYSGFGLATADVNRDGIADIVTTGLTNGAPQLRAFRGIDASPIELAYALPGDILGGIAVG; encoded by the coding sequence TTGTCTCGTTTCAACCCGTCACGGCCGAAGACGCGCCTCGGGATCGAGTCCCTCGAAAACCGCCTGACGCCCGCGAACCTAAGCATCGCCGTTCCGTATGACGACCCGTCGACTCTGTACCCTCCCCCCACTGAAATATCTCTTCTGGGCGATACTCTACCGCCTTCTCTGATGGTCGCCCCGGGCATTGGGGCGCGAACGGTGATCGCGGTTGGCAGCCCCGCGGGTGCTCCGGCCCTGGCCCGGCTCATCGACTCGCGCACGGGTGCGGAGGTACTGCGTGTCGAACCGTTCGCCGGGTTTCGCGGGAGCATCTCGGTCGCGGCGGGCGATGTGAACGGTGACGGGATTGCGGATTTGGTGGTTGCCGCCGGCGCGGGTGGTAGCTCGAACGTGCGCGCGTTCGACGGGGCGACGGGCGCGGAGCGCGCGAACTTTTTGGCGTATGAGGGCTTTAACGGGGCCGTTTCGGTCGCGGTTGGCGACGTGAACGGGTTCGACGACGTTGTGACCGGAGCGGGGGAGGGTAGCGCCGGCGGGCACGTCAAGGTATTTTATCTGGCCATGCGAGTACCTCCCGTGGCCCTTTATGTTGAAGGTACTGTTCCCCCCTACCCAGATCTCCCGGGAGCTTATCTTTCCCCGGGACAAGGGATCACATCGTTCTTGACCTACGACAGTGCGTTCCGTGGTGGCGTGTCGGTTGCCGTTGGGGACGTGGACCGCGACGGGTTCGCGGACATCATCACGGGGGCAGGGGCTGGGGCTCCGGGTGGGCACGTCAAGGCGTTCTCCGGTCGAACGCGGGAGCAGTTGGCGAGTTTCTCAGCGTACAACGGGTTCACCGGGGGCGTGCGAGTTTCGGCGGCAGATGTGAACGGGGACGGTGTGTCCGAGATCGTGACGCAAGCAGTGGGAACCTCGCACGTGAAAGTGTTCAGTGTGGATGGTTCGACCCGTGTGAGCTTCCAAGCGTACCCGTCGTCGGGATATTCGGGTTTCGGGCTCGCAACGGCGGATGTGAACCGGGACGGGATCGCGGACATCGTGACGACCGGGCTGACCAATGGGGCGCCGCAACTGCGTGCGTTCCGTGGGATCGATGCGAGCCCGATCGAGCTCGCGTACGCGCTGCCCGGGGACATTCTGGGCGGGATCGCGGTCGGGTGA
- the rlmN gene encoding 23S rRNA (adenine(2503)-C(2))-methyltransferase RlmN codes for MSATLPLLASDVPAGASPAPLKPGILDVPTDTLRAWLQERGQPLMRVGQIRRQVLASRATTFEAMSDLPKQLRAELAESFSAFSMRVERHLFAKDDTHKLVLRLADDRMIEAVLIQDDGRATACISTQVGCGMGCVFCASGLNGVVRNLTTGEMLEQLVMLRNLTDANSTNPDRAPRLTNVVVMGMGEPLANLENLLDALAVAGDKNGLGIGARHVTISTVGLPAKIRKLAESGKQYSLAVSLHAPTDDLRTRIVPTNDKTGLDAILAAADEFYEKTGRQVTYEYVVLGGLNDQAQHARQLAGLLTRRKAHVNLIPWNDVEGLPYRRPQDADLQYLIDTLRKGGISVKVRKRKGSEIDAACGQLRRKVESGQPV; via the coding sequence ATGTCTGCAACGCTACCGCTTCTTGCCTCCGATGTGCCCGCGGGCGCCAGCCCCGCGCCCCTCAAACCCGGCATCCTCGATGTGCCGACCGACACGCTGCGCGCGTGGCTCCAGGAGCGCGGACAGCCGCTCATGCGCGTGGGCCAAATTCGGCGCCAAGTCCTCGCGAGCCGGGCGACGACGTTTGAAGCTATGTCCGATCTGCCCAAACAGTTGCGGGCGGAACTGGCCGAATCCTTCAGCGCGTTCTCCATGCGCGTCGAGCGGCACCTGTTCGCCAAGGACGACACGCACAAACTCGTCCTGCGGCTCGCCGACGATCGGATGATCGAAGCGGTCCTCATCCAGGACGACGGCCGCGCGACCGCGTGTATCAGCACGCAAGTCGGCTGCGGGATGGGTTGCGTGTTCTGTGCCAGCGGATTAAACGGCGTTGTGCGGAACTTAACGACCGGCGAGATGCTCGAACAACTCGTGATGCTCCGCAACCTGACGGACGCGAACAGCACGAACCCGGACCGGGCGCCGCGATTAACGAACGTCGTCGTGATGGGCATGGGCGAGCCGCTCGCAAATCTGGAGAACCTGCTCGACGCGCTCGCGGTCGCGGGCGACAAGAACGGGCTGGGCATCGGCGCCCGGCACGTCACGATCTCGACCGTGGGATTGCCCGCCAAGATTCGCAAGCTCGCGGAGAGCGGTAAACAGTACAGCCTCGCGGTGTCGCTGCACGCCCCGACCGACGACCTCCGCACGCGGATCGTGCCGACTAATGACAAAACGGGCCTGGACGCGATCCTCGCCGCGGCCGACGAGTTCTATGAGAAAACCGGCCGGCAAGTGACCTATGAATACGTTGTTCTCGGTGGGCTGAACGACCAGGCCCAACACGCGCGGCAACTCGCGGGGCTGCTCACGCGGCGCAAGGCGCACGTGAACCTGATCCCGTGGAACGACGTGGAGGGGCTGCCGTACCGCCGCCCGCAGGACGCGGACCTTCAGTACCTGATCGATACGCTCCGCAAGGGGGGCATCAGTGTGAAGGTTCGCAAGCGCAAAGGGTCCGAGATCGACGCCGCGTGCGGCCAACTGCGCCGGAAAGTCGAGAGCGGCCAGCCGGTGTGA